In a single window of the Coffea eugenioides isolate CCC68of chromosome 3, Ceug_1.0, whole genome shotgun sequence genome:
- the LOC113766256 gene encoding cytochrome P450 71A2-like, whose translation MALINLDLSFFSIFSLLVFLLSLLKWFYAASKPQKKLPPSPPKLPIIGNLHQLGQFPHRSLQSLSRKYGPLMLLELGSKPMLVVSSSNAACQILKTHDLSFASRPKSGIPDKLFYGSKDIAFAPYGEYWRQLKSISMLHLLSNKRIQSFQHVREEETSLMIEKISRMCSSSAVNLSDMFLILTNDIICRVALGRKYSEEENGRKSMENLKVFGELLGIFDVGNYIPSLAWVNRFNGLDSKVKKTVKQIDGFLEGVIEEHMNKRKGKAESHSTAEARCQDFVDILIEINEEKTMGFALERDAMKAIILDVFGAGSDTTHSVMDWGMSELLKNPKVLHKLQAEVRDVTQGKPEITRADMEKMHYLKAVIKETMRLHTPVPLLGPKESNQDVKVMGYDVPKSTQVLVNAWAIARDPLLWENPEEFRPERFLGSSVDFHGLNFELIPFGAGRRVCPGINFAMSVTELALAKLVNKFNFTSPDGINPNELDMTESFGITVHRKFPLHAIATPYSC comes from the exons ATGGCTTTGATCAATCTTgatctttcatttttctcaattttttcctTGCTCGTATTCCTTCTATCCCTTCTCAAATGGTTCTATGCTGCTTCTAAACCCCAGAAAAAGTTACCACCATCTCCACCAAAGCTCCCAATTATTGGCAATCTTCACCAGCTTGGCCAGTTTCCACATCGCTCCCTCCAATCACTGTCAAGAAAATATGGTCCACTCATGCTGCTTGAACTGGGAAGCAAGCCAATGCTGGTTGTCTCTTCCTCTAATGCAGCTTGCCAGATCTTGAAAACCCATGATTTATCCTTTGCAAGCAGGCCTAAATCGGGCATCCCAGATAAACTCTTTTACGGAAGCAAGGACATAGCTTTTGCACCATATGGTGAGTATTGGAGACAACTAAAAAGCATTTCTATGCTTCATCTTTTGAGTAACAAAAGGATTCAGTCTTTTCAACATGTCAGAGAAGAAGAGACGTCACTCATGATCGAGAAGATCAGCCGAATGTGTTCTTCCTCAGCTGTAAACTTAAGTGACATGTTTTTAATTCTCACAAATGATATAATCTGTAGGGTTGCCTTGGGGAGGAAGTATAGCGAGGAAGAAAATGGGCGGAAAAGTATGGAGAATTTGAAGGTGTTTGGTGAGTTACTGGGTATTTTTGATGTAGGAAACTATATTCCTTCGCTTGCATGGGTTAATCGCTTCAATGGTTTGGATTCTAAAGTGAAGAAAACAGTTAAACAGATTGACGGATTTCTTGAGGGTGTGATAGAAGAGCACATGaataagagaaaaggaaaggctGAAAGTCACTCTACTGCTGAGGCAAGATGCCAAGACTTTGTAGATATCTTGATTGAGATTAATGAGGAAAAGACTATGGGCTTTGCTCTTGAACGAGATGCTATGAAAGCTATCATCCTG GATGTCTTTGGTGCTGGATCTGATACAACACATTCAGTTATGGATTGGGGAATGTCAGAACTTCTAAAGAACCCCAAAGTCTTGCATAAATTGCAGGCTGAGGTAAGAGATGTGACTCAAGGAAAGCCAGAAATAACTAGAGCTGATATGGAGAAAATGCACTACTTAAAAGCAGTGATTAAAGAAACTATGAGACTTCATACTCCAGTTCCATTACTGGGTCCTAAAGAATCGAATCAAGACGTCAAAGTAATGGGGTATGATGTACCAAAGAGCACACAGGTACTTGTGAATGCTTGGGCAATTGCAAGAGATCCATTGTTGTGGGAGAACCCTGAAGAATTTCGACCTGAGAGGTTTTTGGGTTCGAGTGTAGATTTTCATGGTTTGAACTTTGAGTTAATTCCGTTTGGTGCCGGACGAAGAGTTTGCCCGGGTATCAACTTCGCCATGTCAGTAACTGAACTTGCATTGGCAAAACTGGTCAACAAATTTAACTTTACATCACCCGATGGAATCAATCCAAACGAGTTGGACATGACCGAATCATTTGGTATCACAGTCCACAGAAAATTTCCTCTGCATGCCATTGCCACACCATATTCTTGCTAA